From Punica granatum isolate Tunisia-2019 chromosome 1, ASM765513v2, whole genome shotgun sequence:
CGTTTGTTAATCAGAAGTTTTGCTCGTGAAGTGATCGGCGAGAAAGGCAGGGAGCTTCCAGTATTAAAGCTGCAGATCCTGGTTTTGCTTTCGCTTTTGAATTTGTACGACCTTGATGAGTACTTAATAAGTGGTTTTCCCACTGTTTTGCTTCCAACATTCATCTCTAAGTGGCACATTAAAAACTTCCCTTGCTCTTGCACATTCCGAAAGGAACAGCAGTGACCTGGTCCTTCACCTTTCCCGCCTCACTGCCTACTCTGGTGGTTAGTATACGATAACAAGAGAGAATTCTCCCGAGTGAAACTTTCAGCAGACAGTTATGCCTCAGCATTTCTTGAGATTTGAACGACATCTTTCATCGTGAATTTACAACCGATCATAAAAACCTTTATAGCATGAAGAACTTATACTTGAGAATGGTGGCGAACTTGAGTATTCCTGAAGAACAAGTGACCATCATAAACTAATGAGGAGAGCCGGTGGAAATTTTCACCCACCCAGTTTTCCAGAACCAGAGTACATCGATTGATGCAATATGACATTTACATGATCGAGCAGAAACGATAACCATCGTCCGCAACAACGTACCAGACATCACACCTCTGACAAATCCGCGGCGTCTGGGGGAAGGCAGTCGAGGCAGAGTAGCTGTACGAGTGGGATGATGAATCTTTCTTCTCGTCCTTGGGGGGCCCAATGCTGACGATAGTGGCAGACCGCCGGAACTTGCGGATCTTCTTGATGATGTCGACGGGGTCCGCTTCCCCGATGACAGTCACAGTGTTCTTGGAAGGGTCGAGGACGATGGAGGTTATGCCTTCTACGGTGGCCACCACCTTCATCACCTTCTTCCTGCACTTTGAGCACAGCAGTTCCACTGACACTATGGTCTTCTGCTGTCAGATCATACAAATCATTGTGTCAGAGACAGATCAATGaagttaataataaaaaacagaAACAAAAGGGTAAGTGATATATGTTGTAAGTTCTGTGCATCTCTGCAGATGCACTGCCGTGTGTCAGAGCAAGCAGATGATCCAAGAACCAGACAATTCATTAATAACACCCACAAAAAGattgaagaagaaacagcATTATCCTAGGAAACTGTTCGGAGACACTCAACCTTTGACATGATTGGGATTGTTATAAAGAATGGAACAACGGAACAGAAACAGGGCAACTGCTGATGTGTATGAAGAGAGATGGTTTGTTGTCTCGTGTCTGATCTCTTTTGTTTTCCTATGAAGTTCTTAGGATGcacttttcttccttttttttttttgctatctATCCTTTTCCTTGGGGCACGTTGCAGATGGAGATGATGATTGgttgaaaatagtaaatgtgaGCTGCAGGGTTGGTTGGTTACCCGAGTAAATGCCCTTGTCAGAAGTTTATTTATGGAATCACCTAGGCCTTCCGATGGGCATTTATTGTTGCGTCCTTCCCCGGTCGGAGTGGTCGAGCAATATCGGTGTTCGTTTGAAAAGTTCCATGTGAAGTTCTGCAAGCAGAATACTCTCGCTCAAAGAGCTGCACCTTGTTCTGTTGATTATATGATTGAGCTATTGTTATCTGACTCGAACGAGTCAAGGCGTCCTCTTATTTCAAGTTCGATACTCCAATTTTGATTGAACTCAAACCAAGCTCAAGCTGAATCAGTGTGTCAGTAATTGACTCCTCATTCTTCAGTAACCTCAAGCTCAAGGTTTATCAGCCTTGAGACTGAGCATCCCTGTTAGTACCAGAGTTAAAGTCTGAGTCAAGCTCTAAACTAGATTAATATCACTCAGACCCAAGCCCATGGAATTCGAACCGCCAAGCTTAAAATCAAGCCGACGTAGACCATGCCAATGTTTGGCTTGGACGAACTTGATTTCAATCTGTGAAGTGCAGCAACTTGTCCAAACTTTTAAGGCACCAGATGATACCAAGTCAGTTTACTGTAATTCTACAGACGACAAACATCCGTTG
This genomic window contains:
- the LOC116209576 gene encoding heavy metal-associated isoprenylated plant protein 2-like isoform X2; translated protein: MSKKTIVSVELLCSKCRKKVMKVVATVEGITSIVLDPSKNTVTVIGEADPVDIIKKIRKFRRSATIVSIGPPKDEKKDSSSHSYSYSASTAFPQTPRICQRCDVWYVVADDGYRFCSIM
- the LOC116209576 gene encoding heavy metal-associated isoprenylated plant protein 2-like isoform X1 gives rise to the protein MSKQKTIVSVELLCSKCRKKVMKVVATVEGITSIVLDPSKNTVTVIGEADPVDIIKKIRKFRRSATIVSIGPPKDEKKDSSSHSYSYSASTAFPQTPRICQRCDVWYVVADDGYRFCSIM